The Ramlibacter algicola genome segment TCGGTGTACGGCACGCGCGGGTCGTTCAGGCCCTGCACGACGAACACCGGGTGGCGGATCCTGGCGGCGTGGTTGAGCGGCGCGATGCGCTCGAGGAAAGAGCGCATCTTCGGGTCGCGCTCGTCGCCGTATTCGACGCGGCGCAGGTCGCGCCGGTACGACTCGGTGCGCTCCAGGAACGTCACCAGGTTCGACATGCCCACTTCGGGCAGCGCGGCGCGCAGCCGGTCGCTGTACAGGTAGGACAGCGCCCAGGCCATGTGGCCGCCATAGCTGCCCCCCATCACCATGACACGCGACGCGTCCAGTCCGGGCTGCTGCGCGATCCAGTCCAGCAGCGCCCCGATGTCCTTGTACGAGTCCTCGCGCTTGAAGCCGTTGTCCAGCGCGACGAAGGTCTTGCCGTAGCCGGTCGACCCGCGCACGTTGGGCTCGAGCAGCGCGACGCCCAGCTCGTTGATGAAGTAGTTGCCGCGCCCCTGGTACAGCGGACGCGCCTGGCCTTCCGGCCCGCCGTGGATGTCGATGATCACCGGCCGCTTGCCCGTGAACTTCGCCGGCGGAAGGGTGAGGAAGCCGCTGATCTCCAGCCCGTCGAAACTCTTCCAGGTCACGAGCTTGGGTTCCTGCAGGTCCGCGGATCGCAGGCCGCCCAGTTCGCTTTCGGTCCAGCGCGTGACATCGCCGGTGGTCACGTCGATGCTGTAGACATCGCCCGGCGTGCGCGCGCCGACATAGGTCAGCGCGAGGTCGCGCCCGTCGGGATGGAACTGGATGCCCGCGACCAGCCCCGTCGGCAGTTGCGGCACCGCCAGCTCGCGCCGCGTCCGCGTGTCCAGCAGGTGCAGGCGGCTGACGCCGGCCTCGTTGGTCACGTAGGCCAGCCGGCTGCCGTCCTTCGACACGTCGATGTCCGCCACGTCCCAGCGCAGTGAAGGCGTCAGGTCGGTGAACGCGCCGGTGGCGAGGTCGACATGGAACAGGTGCTTGAACTCGGCGCCGTGATCGCTGGTGACCCACAGCCCCTTGCCGTCGGCCGTGAACTTCACGTCGCCATAAGAAACGGGCTCGCCGCCGCGCGGCGTCAGCGGGCGTTTCGCGCCGGTGGCCACGTCGACCAGCCACAGGTAGCCCTCGTTGACCGACAGGAACTCCTCCAGCACCAGCTGGCGGTCGTCGGGCGACCAGTCCGCCACGCCCCAGCCACCACCGGGCAGCTGCGCGACGAGCTTGTCGGTGGACGGGTTGCGCGGATCCATGATCCACAGGTCGGCGTCGGAACGCGCGCGCCGCGTGGAGTGGTACGCGATGCGGTCGCCCGACCGCGACCAGTGGGCGCCGGAGTTGCGCGACTTGCCGTCGGTGAGCAGCGTCACCTTGCCGTCGGCGGCGTCAAGGCGGTAGTACTGGAACCACTCGCCGCCCCCCGTGTCGCGGGAGAAGATGAGGTAGTCGCCGCGCGTGGGCTGCCATTGCGCGCCTCCGGAGCGCTCGTTGCCGAAGGTCAGCTGCTTGCGCGCGCCCATCGGCAGCCGCACCTCGTGCACCTGGCTCGTCTCGCCGAAGCGCGTGCCGACCAGCATCTCGCGCCGGGTCGGGTGCCAGTCGAAGAAGCGCGCGCTGCGGCTCTCGGTGTAGCGGCGCACGTCCTCGGCGAGCGACGCCGGGATCGCCGGGATGCCTTCGGCCACCAGGTTCTCGTTGGGCGCGATGACGGGCGCGGCGGTCTGGGCCTGCGCGCCGGCGCCGGCCAGCGCCAGCAGCGCCGCGGCCGCCAGGCGGGATGCGGACATGGAGTCTCCTCTCTTTGGGTGCGCGATTGTGCCGCCCGCGCGGGGTGGTCCGGATGGCGCGCCGGGCCGCACGCACTACGATGCCGCCCATGTCGCCCAGCCAGGTCCTCGTCTTCGCCACGCCTGTGTTCCTGCTGCTCATCGCGATCGAGTACGCCTGGGGCCTCGCGCGCGGCCGCAACACCTACCGGCTGAACGACGCGATCAGCAGCATCGGCCTGGGCATCCTGAGCACCGTGACGGCGGTGCTTGTGCCGCTCCTGAAGATCGGCCTGTACACGCTGGCGTTCCAGCACCTCGCGCTCTGGCGCAACGACGGCTTCTGGACCGCGTGGTACGGCTGGCTGCTCGCGCTGCTGTTCTACGACTTCTGCTACTACTGGCTGCACCGCGCCGGCCACGAGACCGCGCTGTTCTGGGCCGCGCACGTCGTGCACCACCAGAGCCAGGACTACAACCTGTCCACCGCGTTGCGGCAGACTGCCAGCGGCCACCTGCTCGGCTGGGTGTTCTACCTGCCGATGGCGCTGGCCGGCGTGCCGCCACTGGTGTTCGTGGTGGTCGGCCTCGTCGACCTGCTGTACCAGTTCTGGGTGCACACCGAGCACGTGCCCAAGCTCGGCTGGTTCGACCGCTGGTTCTGCTCGCCCTCCAACCACCGCGTGCACCACGCCGTGAACGACCGCTACCTCGATCGCAACTACGGCGGCATGCTGGTGGTCTGGGACCGCCTGTTCGGCAGCTTCGTCGAGGAGGACGAGCGCTGCGTCTACGGCACGCGCAGCCCGCTGGAGAGCTGGGACCCGCTGTGGTCCAACGCCGAGGTCTACTGGGGCCTGCTGCAGGACAGCTGGCATGCGCGCCGCTGGTCCGACAAGCTGCGCGTGTGGTTCAAGCCGCCGGGCTGGCGGCCCGCCGACGTCGCGCAGCGCTTCCCGAAGCCGCCCTTCGACATCACGAAGGTCCAGCGCTTCCATCCGCCGGTCACGCGTGCGGTCGCGTGGTTCGCGGGGGTGCAGTTCCTCGCCATGCTGGGCGCGGTGTCGCTGTTCCTGTGGAATGCGGACTCGATGCGGCTCGCGTCGGCCTTCACCTGGGTCGCCGCAATCGCAGCGGCGCAGTGGGCGATCTGCGCCGTGGTGCAGGGTCGCATCGGCATGCTGCAGGCGCTGGCGATCGAAGCCGGCGCGCTGGCCGCCGCCACGGCGGCCGAGGGCCTGGTCGCGTGGCACCAGGTGTTCAAGCCGGCGGCGCTCGTGGCGCTGATCGCGTTCGTGGCCGTGCGGCTGTGGCGCGAGCGCCGCGCGATGTCCTTCGACGCTCTGCTGCTGGCCGGGCTCGCGCTCTCGCTCGTCGGTGACGTGCTGCTGATGCTGCCGGGGATGTTCATCGCCGGCCTGGTCGCCTTCCTGCTCGCGCACCTGTGCTTCATCGTGCTGTTCCGCCAGGACGTGGGCTGGCTGCCGCGGCCGCGCGCGCTGCTGGCCACGCTCGGCGCCGGCGCGCTGATGTACGCCGTGCTGTTCGCCAGCCTCGGCCCCGTGCTGCGTGGCGCCGTGGCGGCCTACGTCGTCGTGATCGCGACGATGGCGGCGCAGGCGATCGGCCGCGCCGCCGTGCTGCAGGACCGCGCGTCGCGGCTGGTGGCCGTCGGCGCCGTGCTGTTCATGGCGAGCGACTCGCTGCTGGCGATCAACAGGTTCGCGCTGCCGCTGCCGCTGGCGCAGGTCTGGGTGCTGGCGACGTACTACGCGGCGCAGCTGCTCATCGCGACGGGGGCGCGGCCGGCAGGGGCCGTGCCTGCAGCGGCGTCCACAGCACCGCGCTCCATGCCAGCGGATCCCATCCCGGGTCGCGGTTGATGTTGATCGAGCCGTTCGGCAACCGCCACTGGAGCAGC includes the following:
- a CDS encoding S9 family peptidase, which gives rise to MSASRLAAAALLALAGAGAQAQTAAPVIAPNENLVAEGIPAIPASLAEDVRRYTESRSARFFDWHPTRREMLVGTRFGETSQVHEVRLPMGARKQLTFGNERSGGAQWQPTRGDYLIFSRDTGGGEWFQYYRLDAADGKVTLLTDGKSRNSGAHWSRSGDRIAYHSTRRARSDADLWIMDPRNPSTDKLVAQLPGGGWGVADWSPDDRQLVLEEFLSVNEGYLWLVDVATGAKRPLTPRGGEPVSYGDVKFTADGKGLWVTSDHGAEFKHLFHVDLATGAFTDLTPSLRWDVADIDVSKDGSRLAYVTNEAGVSRLHLLDTRTRRELAVPQLPTGLVAGIQFHPDGRDLALTYVGARTPGDVYSIDVTTGDVTRWTESELGGLRSADLQEPKLVTWKSFDGLEISGFLTLPPAKFTGKRPVIIDIHGGPEGQARPLYQGRGNYFINELGVALLEPNVRGSTGYGKTFVALDNGFKREDSYKDIGALLDWIAQQPGLDASRVMVMGGSYGGHMAWALSYLYSDRLRAALPEVGMSNLVTFLERTESYRRDLRRVEYGDERDPKMRSFLERIAPLNHAARIRHPVFVVQGLNDPRVPYTEAEQMVKTIRANGTPVWYLLGKNEGHGFGKKPNADYKFYAIVQFVREYLLK
- a CDS encoding lysoplasmalogenase family protein, which gives rise to MSPSQVLVFATPVFLLLIAIEYAWGLARGRNTYRLNDAISSIGLGILSTVTAVLVPLLKIGLYTLAFQHLALWRNDGFWTAWYGWLLALLFYDFCYYWLHRAGHETALFWAAHVVHHQSQDYNLSTALRQTASGHLLGWVFYLPMALAGVPPLVFVVVGLVDLLYQFWVHTEHVPKLGWFDRWFCSPSNHRVHHAVNDRYLDRNYGGMLVVWDRLFGSFVEEDERCVYGTRSPLESWDPLWSNAEVYWGLLQDSWHARRWSDKLRVWFKPPGWRPADVAQRFPKPPFDITKVQRFHPPVTRAVAWFAGVQFLAMLGAVSLFLWNADSMRLASAFTWVAAIAAAQWAICAVVQGRIGMLQALAIEAGALAAATAAEGLVAWHQVFKPAALVALIAFVAVRLWRERRAMSFDALLLAGLALSLVGDVLLMLPGMFIAGLVAFLLAHLCFIVLFRQDVGWLPRPRALLATLGAGALMYAVLFASLGPVLRGAVAAYVVVIATMAAQAIGRAAVLQDRASRLVAVGAVLFMASDSLLAINRFALPLPLAQVWVLATYYAAQLLIATGARPAGAVPAAASTAPRSMPADPIPGRG